A stretch of Lysobacter sp. K5869 DNA encodes these proteins:
- a CDS encoding YhdP family protein, with amino-acid sequence MPTPLRRRLRLARRAVFYGAAVVLVLVASLLAVASQLLPLAERHPDKVAAWLSQRAGRPVAFDRVETQWTRRGPLLRLDGLRIGEGAQAFNIGDAEMLVSLYAGVLPGQAFSELRLRGLDLTLERADDGRWKVRGLPGQEQTEQGDPLSALEGLGELQVIDGKLAVIAPSLGVDARVPKIDLRLRVDGDRVRAGARAWPSVGVAGSPSTPLDVVADFDRKRGDGRAYAGATRADLSGWSPLLKVAGIRVESGQGRAEAWADLRGHRIAGVMVSAALDRVGLRAERSAASASVPAALAAAAAPVAAVANSMPGAAGATSAGANQTGASQAGANQAGPNQTGSNQAGPNQAGANGVIANRSSTNRIVANPADAAQNAANQNSASRSNTTQAASAAPPSAPANAAASQSAPPARIEFEHVETLAHYRLTDTGWRLDASKLRIGSGQNVQSLDGLAVAGGERYALRADRIDAGPLIAVAALSDALPERLRHWFETAKPRASLSAIAVNGHRGGPMFASARVDALGFDPVGHSPGLQGLAGSFQADADGFAFDLDENAPMRFDWPSGFGVVHTFKLSGSVGGWREGGGWRVGTTALRIDGDVGVRARGGMWWQGDGSRPWIDIAADLDPIKLPTAKGFWIRSQMSQRLLNWLDTALVAGTLVDAHAVVSGDLDDWPFNHNNGLFHAGGKLRGATVKFQPDWPAVEGLDADIAFVGDGFSVDGSGKIAGVGVRKVQAGIESYHDGVLYVKADTASEASQLLTLLRQSPLHKEHADTLDNLRASGPASVAFDMQLALREGGRTTLNGGVELSEAKLADPRWKVAFEQVRGHADFSRGGFRAEDLDVVHEGAPGKLSLRAGEEFVRDKSNAFEAGLDAMSGADDLISRGPDSLAWLKNYLDGRSLWTVGISIPRSAPAVAGKPAVAAPTMLRLQSNLIGTALTLPPPLNKAAGAALATSVETPLPLGSGDVRVALGNTLALRARNTNNKTGVRVVLGANRVDDLPPANGLAVSGRTDTLEAIDWIALAHGDGSDDSLPLQRIDVTAQRLQLLGGVFPNTRLVVVPAARGATAVRAEGAALEGAVMIPANETGTIAGKFARVHWGSQDAGNAGASAAANGNAHAAAANAAPVAQAAAKPADASMDPAKIPALNIDIAELRFGSAALGSASVRTRPTPAGMRIDQISTRGNKQSIDLSGDWTGRGANARTHLSATVDSGDVGALMSGFGFGGQIGGGRGKARLDAGWPGTPAGIALGSLEGTLNLDMRDGRLIEIEPGAGRMLGLLSVAQLPRRLTLDFRDLFAKGFAFDRVGGTVRFGNGSARSDDLSIDGPAASIAIRGAADLRAQSYDQTIEVRPKAANVLTAVGALAAGPVGAAIGAAANAVLQKPLGSLTSRTYRVTGPWKEPKVEVVTREQTRAEARPAPPAG; translated from the coding sequence ATGCCTACCCCCCTGCGCCGCCGCCTGCGCCTCGCGCGCCGTGCCGTGTTCTACGGCGCGGCGGTCGTGCTGGTGCTGGTGGCGTCGTTGCTGGCGGTGGCGAGCCAGTTGCTGCCGCTGGCCGAGCGGCATCCGGACAAGGTCGCGGCGTGGCTGAGCCAGCGCGCCGGGCGGCCGGTCGCGTTCGACCGGGTGGAGACCCAATGGACCCGGCGCGGGCCGCTGCTGCGCCTGGACGGGCTGCGCATCGGCGAGGGCGCGCAGGCGTTCAACATCGGCGACGCCGAGATGCTGGTGTCGCTGTATGCCGGCGTGTTGCCGGGGCAGGCGTTCTCCGAACTGCGCCTGCGCGGCCTGGATTTGACCTTGGAGCGCGCCGACGACGGCCGCTGGAAGGTGCGCGGCTTGCCGGGGCAGGAACAGACCGAGCAGGGCGATCCGCTGTCGGCGCTGGAAGGCCTGGGCGAGCTGCAGGTCATCGACGGCAAGCTGGCGGTGATCGCGCCGAGCCTGGGCGTGGATGCGCGCGTGCCGAAGATCGACCTGCGCCTGCGCGTCGACGGCGACCGCGTGCGCGCCGGCGCGCGCGCGTGGCCGAGCGTGGGCGTGGCCGGTTCGCCGTCGACGCCGCTGGACGTGGTGGCGGATTTCGACCGCAAGCGCGGCGACGGCCGCGCCTATGCCGGCGCCACCCGCGCCGACTTGTCGGGCTGGTCGCCGTTGCTGAAAGTCGCCGGCATCCGGGTCGAGTCGGGGCAGGGCCGGGCGGAAGCCTGGGCCGACCTGCGCGGGCATCGGATCGCGGGCGTGATGGTGTCGGCCGCGCTGGACCGGGTCGGCTTGCGCGCCGAGCGCAGCGCGGCGTCGGCTTCGGTGCCGGCCGCGCTCGCCGCCGCGGCCGCGCCGGTGGCGGCGGTGGCCAACAGCATGCCGGGGGCGGCGGGCGCCACGTCGGCGGGTGCGAATCAAACCGGCGCGAGTCAGGCCGGTGCGAATCAGGCCGGTCCGAATCAAACCGGTTCGAATCAGGCCGGTCCGAATCAGGCCGGCGCGAACGGGGTGATCGCGAACCGGAGCAGCACGAATCGGATCGTCGCCAATCCGGCCGACGCCGCTCAGAACGCCGCGAACCAGAACAGCGCGAGTCGGAGCAATACGACTCAGGCCGCCAGCGCCGCGCCGCCAAGCGCGCCCGCGAACGCCGCCGCGAGCCAATCCGCGCCGCCGGCGCGCATCGAATTCGAACACGTCGAAACGCTCGCCCATTACCGCCTCACCGACACCGGTTGGCGCCTGGACGCGTCCAAGCTGCGCATCGGCAGCGGCCAGAACGTGCAGAGCCTCGACGGCCTCGCCGTGGCCGGCGGCGAACGTTACGCGCTGCGCGCCGACCGCATCGACGCCGGCCCGCTGATCGCGGTGGCCGCGCTCAGCGACGCGCTGCCCGAGCGTCTGCGCCATTGGTTCGAAACCGCCAAGCCGCGGGCGTCGCTGAGCGCGATCGCGGTCAACGGCCATCGCGGCGGGCCGATGTTCGCCAGCGCCCGCGTCGACGCGCTGGGCTTCGATCCGGTCGGCCATTCGCCCGGCCTGCAAGGCTTGGCCGGCAGCTTCCAGGCCGATGCCGACGGTTTCGCCTTCGATCTCGACGAAAACGCGCCGATGCGCTTCGACTGGCCGTCGGGCTTCGGCGTGGTGCACACGTTTAAGCTGAGCGGCAGCGTCGGCGGTTGGCGCGAAGGCGGCGGCTGGCGCGTCGGCACCACCGCGCTGCGCATCGACGGCGACGTCGGCGTGCGCGCGCGCGGCGGCATGTGGTGGCAGGGCGACGGTTCGCGGCCGTGGATCGACATCGCCGCCGATCTGGATCCGATCAAGCTGCCGACCGCCAAGGGGTTCTGGATCCGCAGCCAGATGTCGCAGCGTCTGTTGAACTGGCTCGACACCGCGCTGGTCGCCGGCACCTTGGTCGACGCGCACGCGGTGGTGTCGGGCGATCTCGACGACTGGCCGTTCAACCACAACAACGGCCTGTTCCACGCCGGCGGCAAGCTGCGCGGCGCCACCGTCAAGTTCCAGCCCGATTGGCCGGCGGTGGAAGGGCTCGACGCCGACATCGCCTTCGTCGGCGACGGCTTCAGCGTCGACGGCAGCGGCAAGATCGCCGGCGTCGGCGTGCGCAAGGTGCAGGCCGGGATCGAGAGCTATCACGACGGCGTGCTGTACGTGAAAGCCGATACCGCGTCGGAAGCCTCGCAATTGCTAACGCTGCTGCGGCAGAGCCCGCTGCACAAGGAACACGCCGACACCCTCGACAACCTGCGCGCCAGCGGACCGGCCTCGGTCGCGTTCGACATGCAGTTGGCGCTGCGCGAGGGCGGGCGCACCACGCTCAACGGCGGGGTCGAGCTGAGCGAGGCCAAGCTCGCCGATCCGCGCTGGAAGGTCGCGTTCGAGCAAGTGCGCGGCCATGCCGACTTCAGCCGCGGCGGGTTCCGCGCCGAGGATCTGGACGTGGTCCACGAGGGCGCGCCGGGCAAGCTGTCGCTGCGCGCCGGCGAGGAGTTCGTGCGCGACAAGAGCAACGCGTTCGAGGCCGGGCTGGATGCGATGTCCGGCGCCGACGATTTGATTTCGCGCGGCCCCGACAGCCTGGCGTGGTTGAAGAATTATCTGGACGGGCGCTCGCTGTGGACGGTGGGCATCTCGATTCCGCGGAGTGCGCCGGCCGTCGCGGGCAAGCCCGCCGTGGCTGCGCCGACGATGCTGCGCCTGCAATCGAACTTGATCGGCACCGCGCTGACCCTGCCGCCGCCGTTGAACAAGGCCGCGGGCGCGGCGCTGGCGACCAGCGTCGAAACCCCGTTGCCGCTGGGCAGCGGCGACGTGCGCGTGGCGCTGGGCAACACCTTGGCGCTGCGCGCGCGCAACACCAACAACAAGACCGGCGTGCGCGTGGTGCTCGGCGCCAATCGCGTCGACGATCTGCCGCCGGCCAACGGCTTGGCGGTGAGCGGACGCACCGACACGCTGGAAGCGATCGACTGGATCGCGCTCGCGCACGGCGACGGGTCCGACGACAGCTTGCCGCTGCAGCGCATCGACGTCACCGCGCAACGCCTGCAATTGCTCGGCGGCGTGTTCCCCAACACCCGTCTGGTGGTGGTGCCGGCGGCGCGCGGCGCGACCGCGGTGCGCGCCGAGGGCGCGGCGCTGGAAGGCGCGGTGATGATTCCGGCCAACGAGACCGGCACCATCGCCGGCAAGTTCGCGCGCGTGCACTGGGGTTCGCAAGACGCGGGCAACGCCGGCGCGAGCGCGGCGGCGAACGGCAACGCCCACGCCGCGGCGGCGAATGCGGCGCCCGTCGCGCAGGCCGCGGCCAAGCCGGCGGACGCGTCGATGGACCCGGCCAAGATTCCCGCGCTCAACATCGACATCGCCGAACTGCGCTTCGGCAGCGCCGCGCTCGGCAGCGCCAGCGTGCGCACCCGGCCGACTCCGGCGGGCATGCGCATCGATCAGATCAGCACGCGCGGCAACAAGCAGTCGATCGACCTCAGCGGCGATTGGACCGGCCGCGGCGCCAACGCGCGCACCCATCTGAGCGCGACCGTGGACAGCGGCGACGTCGGCGCGTTGATGAGCGGTTTCGGTTTCGGCGGCCAGATCGGCGGCGGCCGCGGCAAGGCGCGGCTCGACGCGGGCTGGCCGGGCACGCCGGCGGGCATCGCGCTGGGCTCGCTGGAAGGCACGCTCAACTTGGACATGCGCGACGGCCGCCTGATCGAGATCGAACCCGGCGCCGGACGCATGCTCGGCCTGCTCAGCGTGGCGCAGTTGCCGCGCCGCCTGACCCTGGACTTCCGCGACCTGTTCGCCAAGGGCTTCGCCTTCGACCGCGTCGGCGGCACGGTGCGCTTCGGCAACGGCAGCGCGCGCAGCGACGACCTGAGCATCGACGGCCCGGCCGCGAGCATCGCCATCCGCGGCGCCGCCGACCTGCGCGCGCAGAGCTACGACCAAACCATCGAAGTGCGGCCCAAGGCGGCCAACGTGCTGACCGCGGTCGGCGCGCTCGCCGCCGGCCCGGTCGGCGCGGCGATCGGCGCGGCGGCCAACGCGGTGCTGCAAAAGCCGCTCGGCAGCCTGACTTCGCGCACCTACCGGGTGACCGGGCCGTGGAAGGAGCCGAAGGTCGAGGTGGTGACGCGCGAGCAGACCCGGGCCGAGGCCAGGCCGGCGCCGCCGGCGGGCTAG
- the tldD gene encoding metalloprotease TldD → MTLPIQIAESRLLLPAGLDASGLERSFGALLGPGIDFGDLYFQHSRRESWSVEDGIVKDGAHSIEQGVGVRAISGEKTGFAYSDEINSEALLGAAKSARAIARDGGAQTPRALVRGGGRSLYRSDDPIDSLSNEAKVDALRKLDQLLRAADPRVRQVMVSLNGVLDTVLVARSDGVLAADVRPLVRLNVQVIVEQNGRRESGYAGGGGRYSYAELLADGKPEQFAREALRQALVNLDAVDAPAGVMPVVLGSGWPGVLLHEAVGHGLEGDFNRKGTSTYAGRMGQRVAAKGVTIVDDGTLEGRRGSLNVDDEGTPTNCTTLIEDGVLVGYMQDTLNARLMGMAPTGNGRRESFAHLPMPRMTNTYMLAGTHDPEEMIRSVKKGLYAVNFGGGQVDITSGKYVFSATEAYLIEDGKITAPVKGATLIGNGPETMQKVSMIGHDLALDEGVGVCGKDGQSVPVGVGQPSLLIDGLTVGGTQS, encoded by the coding sequence ATGACCCTGCCGATCCAGATCGCCGAATCCCGCCTCCTCCTGCCCGCCGGGCTCGACGCCAGCGGCCTGGAGCGCAGCTTCGGCGCCTTGCTCGGCCCGGGCATCGATTTCGGCGACCTCTACTTCCAGCATTCGCGCCGCGAGAGCTGGTCGGTCGAGGACGGCATCGTCAAGGACGGCGCGCATTCGATCGAACAAGGCGTCGGCGTGCGCGCGATCAGCGGCGAGAAGACCGGCTTCGCTTACTCCGACGAAATCAACAGCGAGGCGCTGCTCGGCGCGGCCAAGTCGGCGCGCGCGATCGCCCGCGACGGCGGCGCGCAGACGCCGCGCGCGCTGGTGCGCGGCGGCGGCCGCTCGCTGTACCGCAGCGACGATCCGATCGATTCGCTGTCCAACGAAGCCAAGGTCGACGCGCTGCGCAAGCTCGATCAACTGCTGCGCGCCGCCGATCCGCGCGTGCGCCAGGTGATGGTCAGCCTCAACGGCGTGCTCGACACCGTGCTGGTGGCGCGCAGCGACGGCGTGCTCGCCGCCGACGTGCGCCCGCTGGTGCGCTTGAACGTGCAGGTCATCGTCGAGCAGAACGGCCGCCGCGAAAGCGGCTACGCCGGCGGCGGCGGTCGTTACAGCTACGCCGAGCTGCTCGCCGACGGCAAGCCGGAACAGTTCGCGCGCGAAGCGCTGCGGCAGGCGCTGGTGAACCTCGACGCGGTCGACGCGCCGGCCGGGGTGATGCCGGTGGTGCTCGGCTCCGGCTGGCCCGGCGTGCTGTTGCACGAAGCGGTCGGCCACGGCCTGGAAGGCGACTTCAACCGCAAGGGCACCTCGACCTACGCCGGCCGCATGGGCCAGCGCGTCGCCGCCAAGGGCGTGACCATCGTCGACGACGGCACGCTCGAAGGCCGCCGCGGCTCGCTCAACGTCGACGACGAAGGCACGCCGACGAATTGCACCACGCTGATCGAAGACGGCGTGCTGGTCGGCTACATGCAGGACACGCTCAACGCCCGCCTGATGGGCATGGCGCCGACCGGCAACGGCCGCCGCGAATCCTTCGCCCATCTGCCGATGCCGCGCATGACCAACACCTACATGCTGGCCGGCACCCACGACCCCGAAGAGATGATCCGCTCGGTCAAGAAGGGCCTGTACGCGGTCAACTTCGGCGGCGGGCAGGTCGACATCACCAGCGGCAAGTACGTGTTCTCGGCGACCGAGGCGTATCTGATCGAAGACGGCAAGATCACCGCGCCGGTGAAGGGCGCGACCCTGATCGGCAACGGCCCGGAGACGATGCAGAAGGTCAGCATGATCGGCCACGACCTCGCCCTCGACGAAGGCGTGGGCGTGTGCGGCAAGGACGGGCAGAGCGTGCCGGTCGGCGTCGGCCAGCCGTCGCTGCTGATCGACGGCTTGACCGTGGGCGGCACCCAGTCGTGA
- the yjgA gene encoding ribosome biogenesis factor YjgA — MRGRDEDTGEFFSPSRSQNRREALEVLALAEKLVALTEAQLAKLPVPEALLPHIRETKRITAHVAHKRQMAFLAKQMRREDEDALETLRDAMDENGEAARREVAAMHRVEQWRERLLEDGDTALAGLLDEYPHADRQRLRQLVRNTLEERKRNKPPHSFRELYRELRAAILGGDADADEAGDETAHDDE, encoded by the coding sequence ATGCGCGGCAGAGACGAAGACACCGGCGAATTTTTCAGCCCCAGCCGCAGCCAGAACCGGCGCGAGGCGCTGGAGGTGCTGGCGCTGGCGGAAAAACTGGTGGCCTTGACCGAGGCCCAGCTGGCCAAGCTGCCGGTGCCCGAGGCGCTGCTGCCGCACATCCGCGAGACCAAGCGCATCACCGCCCACGTCGCCCACAAGCGGCAAATGGCGTTCCTCGCCAAGCAGATGCGGCGCGAGGACGAGGACGCGCTGGAAACGCTGCGCGACGCGATGGACGAGAACGGCGAAGCGGCGCGGCGCGAAGTCGCGGCGATGCACCGGGTCGAGCAATGGCGCGAGCGCCTGCTCGAGGACGGCGACACCGCGCTGGCCGGACTGCTCGACGAATACCCGCACGCCGACCGCCAGCGCTTGCGCCAGTTGGTGCGCAACACCCTGGAAGAGCGCAAGCGCAACAAGCCGCCGCATTCCTTCCGCGAGCTGTACCGCGAGCTGCGCGCGGCGATCCTCGGCGGCGATGCCGACGCCGACGAAGCCGGCGACGAGACCGCGCACGACGACGAATAA
- the pmbA gene encoding metalloprotease PmbA: protein MNAQALTSAAAHTFADPQARLDALAELSQRLLAACRERGASQAEVSCSEDAGLSVNVRMGEVETVESTRDRGIGVTVYFGQRKGTASTADLREESLEATVAQACAIARYTEDDPASGLADAELMAPGAREFDTWHPWHIDADRAIELALASEAAGRAFDARIENSDGTSVGTGASLAVYANSHGFLGRERSTQHSLSVSLIAGRGDAMQRDGWYTLGVDAEDLESAVSVGRTAAERTVARLAPRQIATGDYPILFAAESARSLIGHLIGAVSGGALYRRASFLLDSAGQKLFPEWFSIRENPFLPRALRSTAYDGEGVATRESMLVDGGVLQRYVLGSYSARKLGLTTTGNAGGVHNLLVAANAGDFASLVRQMGRGLLVTELMGQGVNAVTGDYSRGAAGFWVENGEIQYPVDGITIAGNLRKMFESIEAVGNDVDLRSHVRTGSILVGKMTVAGE from the coding sequence TTGAACGCGCAAGCCCTCACTTCCGCCGCCGCCCACACCTTCGCCGACCCGCAGGCGCGCCTGGACGCGCTGGCCGAGCTGTCCCAGCGCCTGCTGGCCGCCTGCCGCGAGCGCGGGGCGAGCCAGGCCGAGGTCTCGTGCTCGGAGGACGCCGGCCTCAGCGTCAACGTGCGCATGGGCGAGGTCGAAACGGTCGAGTCCACCCGCGACCGCGGCATCGGCGTCACCGTCTATTTCGGCCAGCGCAAGGGCACCGCCAGCACCGCGGACCTGCGCGAGGAGAGCCTGGAGGCCACCGTCGCCCAGGCCTGCGCGATCGCCCGCTACACCGAGGACGACCCGGCCTCCGGCCTCGCCGACGCCGAGCTGATGGCTCCCGGCGCGCGCGAGTTCGACACCTGGCATCCCTGGCACATCGACGCCGACCGCGCGATCGAGCTGGCCCTGGCCAGCGAAGCGGCCGGGCGCGCGTTCGATGCGCGCATCGAGAATTCCGACGGCACCTCGGTCGGCACCGGCGCCAGCTTGGCGGTGTACGCCAACTCGCACGGCTTCCTCGGCCGCGAGCGCAGCACCCAGCACAGCCTCAGCGTCTCGCTGATCGCCGGCCGCGGCGACGCGATGCAGCGCGACGGCTGGTACACCCTCGGCGTGGACGCCGAAGACCTCGAGTCGGCCGTCTCGGTCGGACGCACCGCCGCCGAGCGCACCGTCGCGCGGCTGGCGCCGCGCCAGATCGCCACCGGCGACTACCCGATCCTGTTCGCCGCCGAGAGCGCGCGTTCGCTGATCGGCCATTTGATCGGCGCGGTCAGCGGCGGCGCGCTGTACCGCCGCGCCAGCTTCCTGCTCGACAGCGCCGGGCAGAAGCTGTTTCCCGAGTGGTTCTCGATCCGGGAAAACCCGTTCCTGCCGCGCGCGCTGCGTTCGACCGCTTACGACGGCGAGGGCGTGGCGACGCGCGAGTCGATGTTGGTGGACGGCGGCGTGCTGCAGCGTTACGTGCTCGGCAGCTATTCGGCGCGCAAGCTCGGCCTGACCACGACCGGCAACGCCGGCGGCGTGCACAACCTGCTGGTCGCCGCCAACGCCGGCGATTTCGCCTCGCTGGTGCGGCAGATGGGCCGCGGCCTGCTGGTCACCGAACTGATGGGGCAGGGCGTCAACGCCGTCACCGGCGATTACTCGCGCGGCGCCGCGGGGTTCTGGGTGGAGAACGGCGAAATCCAGTATCCGGTCGACGGCATCACCATCGCCGGCAACCTGCGCAAGATGTTCGAGAGCATCGAGGCGGTGGGCAACGACGTGGACCTGCGCTCGCATGTGCGCACCGGGTCGATCCTGGTCGGCAAGATGACGGTGGCGGGCGAGTGA
- a CDS encoding DUF1800 domain-containing protein, whose protein sequence is MSASKATAANRFGLGARPGELERGGGDGREALLAQLRRPPALDAFAGLPGSVETMRLEFRQQQLNRAERAQRDDAKPAPADNGAAMAAGAPAMAAPGNDASGNDADAPARRRGRAAQARDGQAAARGAADPSDNLRRELRRQQLAEFAARYRHAADTDAPFVERLTQFWSNHFAVSIDKGNARLYAGSMEREAIRPHVLGRFEDMLLAVESHPAMLRYLDNAASIGDDSRAAMRAQKLGREKRGLNENLAREILELHTLGVDGGYRQDDVIELARAITGWSTPGPRDDDASQAFVFRANAHEPGARRVLGRGYAEGGQEQGRAVLADLARHPATARHLSFKLARHFVADQPPPALVERMAQAYLRENGDLRALYRALIESDHAWSADARKFKTPNDFVISALRAGELAVDDQARALVGLLASLGQPVFTPRSPAGFPDTAADWSSPDGLFKRIQAAQLFAARVDSGGTTPYQRALDVLGSQAVSGDFAIGLRRAGSASDGYSLLFASPAFQWRV, encoded by the coding sequence ATGAGCGCCAGCAAGGCCACGGCCGCCAATCGTTTCGGACTGGGCGCGCGCCCGGGCGAGTTGGAGCGCGGCGGCGGCGACGGGCGCGAAGCGCTGCTCGCGCAGCTGCGCCGCCCGCCCGCGCTCGACGCGTTCGCCGGGCTGCCCGGCAGCGTCGAGACGATGCGTCTGGAGTTCCGCCAGCAACAGCTCAATCGCGCCGAGCGCGCGCAACGCGACGACGCCAAGCCCGCGCCGGCCGACAACGGCGCGGCGATGGCGGCCGGGGCGCCGGCGATGGCCGCGCCCGGCAACGATGCATCCGGCAACGACGCCGACGCGCCCGCGCGCCGCCGCGGCCGCGCCGCGCAGGCGCGCGACGGCCAAGCCGCCGCGCGCGGCGCGGCCGACCCGAGCGACAACCTGCGCCGCGAACTGCGCCGGCAACAGCTCGCCGAATTCGCCGCGCGCTACCGCCACGCCGCCGACACCGACGCGCCCTTCGTCGAGCGCCTGACCCAGTTCTGGTCGAACCACTTCGCCGTCTCCATCGACAAGGGCAACGCGCGCTTGTACGCCGGCTCGATGGAGCGCGAAGCGATCCGCCCGCACGTGCTCGGCCGTTTCGAAGACATGCTGCTGGCGGTGGAAAGCCACCCGGCGATGCTGCGCTACCTCGACAACGCCGCCTCGATCGGCGACGACTCGCGCGCGGCGATGCGCGCGCAGAAGCTCGGGCGCGAGAAGCGCGGGCTCAACGAGAATCTGGCGCGCGAAATCCTGGAACTGCACACGCTCGGCGTCGACGGCGGCTATCGCCAGGACGATGTGATCGAACTGGCGCGCGCGATCACCGGTTGGAGCACGCCCGGCCCGCGCGACGACGACGCCTCGCAGGCGTTCGTGTTCCGCGCCAACGCGCACGAGCCCGGCGCGCGCCGCGTGCTCGGCCGCGGCTACGCCGAGGGCGGGCAGGAGCAAGGCCGCGCGGTGCTGGCCGACTTGGCCCGGCATCCGGCCACGGCGCGCCATCTGAGCTTCAAGCTCGCCCGCCATTTCGTCGCCGACCAGCCGCCGCCGGCGCTGGTGGAGCGCATGGCCCAGGCCTATCTGCGCGAGAACGGCGACTTGCGCGCGCTCTACCGCGCCTTGATCGAGAGCGACCACGCCTGGTCGGCCGACGCGCGCAAGTTCAAGACGCCGAACGACTTCGTGATCTCCGCGCTGCGCGCCGGCGAACTGGCGGTGGACGATCAGGCGCGCGCGCTGGTCGGCCTGCTCGCCAGCCTCGGCCAACCGGTGTTCACGCCGCGCTCGCCGGCCGGCTTTCCCGACACCGCCGCCGATTGGAGCAGCCCCGACGGTTTGTTCAAGCGCATCCAGGCCGCGCAGCTGTTCGCCGCGCGCGTGGATTCGGGCGGCACTACGCCGTACCAGCGCGCGCTCGACGTGCTCGGCAGCCAGGCGGTGAGCGGCGATTTCGCCATCGGCCTGCGCCGCGCCGGTTCGGCCAGCGACGGCTACTCGCTGCTGTTCGCCAGCCCCGCGTTCCAATGGAGAGTGTGA
- a CDS encoding DUF1501 domain-containing protein, producing the protein MERDKTLSEIDGQRRGLLAAFGASALLTLFPRITAAAGGHDTRFLLVLLRGGLDGLHLLPPYADPAYATLRRDGAVADPIRIDGLFGLHPAMRESAAMYRAGQLLPLVAVAPPYRQRSHFDAQDCLENGTATPNGARDGWLGRCVRAMPSESALAVAAVMPLAMRGSDRASNWWPPLPRPVDPQLLQQLQPLYAADPRLSETFERSASSVGMQRDGKGAFALPEAMRVAAQRMGAADGPRIGFVEDSGWDSHRNQAPQLQRKLGELDQGLAAAREGFGALWPRTVVAVVTEFGRTAALNGTEGTDHGTGGMALLCGGAVRGGRIGGDWPGLGPNQLNEGRDLRATTDLRAVFKSVLGEHLGLAEAAVESKVFPDSRALPSLANWRRA; encoded by the coding sequence ATGGAACGCGACAAGACCTTGAGCGAAATCGACGGGCAACGCCGCGGCCTGCTCGCCGCGTTCGGCGCCAGCGCGCTGCTGACCCTGTTCCCGCGCATCACCGCGGCGGCCGGCGGGCACGACACGCGCTTCTTGCTGGTGTTGCTGCGCGGCGGCCTCGACGGCCTGCACCTGCTGCCGCCGTACGCCGATCCCGCCTACGCGACGCTGCGCCGCGACGGCGCGGTCGCCGATCCGATCCGCATCGACGGCTTGTTCGGCCTGCATCCGGCGATGCGCGAATCCGCGGCGATGTACCGCGCCGGGCAGTTGCTGCCGCTGGTGGCGGTGGCGCCGCCGTACCGGCAGCGCTCGCACTTCGACGCGCAGGATTGCCTGGAGAACGGCACCGCCACGCCCAACGGCGCGCGCGACGGCTGGCTCGGCCGCTGCGTGCGGGCGATGCCGAGCGAGTCGGCGCTGGCGGTGGCGGCGGTGATGCCGCTGGCGATGCGCGGCAGCGACCGCGCCAGCAACTGGTGGCCGCCGTTGCCGCGGCCGGTCGATCCGCAGTTGTTGCAGCAATTGCAGCCGCTGTACGCCGCCGACCCGCGCCTGAGCGAGACCTTCGAGCGCTCCGCCAGCAGCGTCGGCATGCAGCGCGACGGCAAGGGCGCGTTCGCGCTGCCCGAGGCGATGCGGGTGGCGGCGCAGCGCATGGGCGCGGCCGACGGCCCGCGCATCGGCTTCGTCGAGGACAGCGGCTGGGACAGCCACCGCAATCAGGCGCCGCAGTTGCAGCGCAAGCTCGGCGAGCTCGATCAAGGGCTGGCCGCCGCGCGCGAGGGCTTCGGCGCGCTGTGGCCGCGCACCGTGGTGGCCGTGGTCACCGAGTTCGGCCGCACCGCCGCGCTCAACGGCACCGAGGGCACCGACCACGGCACCGGCGGCATGGCGTTGTTGTGCGGCGGCGCGGTGCGCGGCGGCCGCATCGGCGGCGATTGGCCGGGGCTGGGCCCGAACCAGCTCAACGAAGGCCGCGACCTGCGCGCCACCACCGACCTGCGCGCGGTGTTCAAGAGCGTGCTCGGCGAGCACCTCGGCTTGGCCGAGGCGGCGGTGGAGAGCAAGGTGTTTCCCGACAGCCGCGCGTTGCCGTCGCTGGCGAACTGGCGCCGGGCTTGA
- a CDS encoding DUF4870 domain-containing protein: MNDISQDEKTWGMLAHLSTLVGLIIPLGTILGPLVVWLMKKDTMPFVADQGKEALNFNITVLIAMIVGGILTLVLIGLLVMAVVGIAWLVLTIMAALAANKGEAYRYPFTLRLVK; encoded by the coding sequence ATGAACGATATCAGTCAGGACGAAAAGACTTGGGGCATGCTGGCTCATCTGAGCACGCTGGTCGGTTTGATCATCCCGCTCGGCACCATCCTCGGCCCGCTGGTCGTGTGGCTGATGAAGAAGGACACCATGCCCTTCGTCGCCGACCAGGGTAAGGAAGCGCTGAACTTCAACATCACCGTGCTGATCGCGATGATCGTCGGCGGCATCCTGACCCTGGTGCTGATCGGCCTGCTGGTGATGGCCGTCGTCGGCATCGCCTGGCTGGTGCTGACCATCATGGCCGCGCTGGCCGCCAACAAGGGCGAGGCCTACCGCTATCCCTTCACCCTGCGTCTGGTGAAGTAA